The Dendropsophus ebraccatus isolate aDenEbr1 chromosome 10, aDenEbr1.pat, whole genome shotgun sequence genome has a segment encoding these proteins:
- the LOC138766371 gene encoding transcriptional regulatory protein AlgP-like, with product MCQNESSQEPQEVKGCSRAQEGDLESGKKAAKPKATKSLAKNAAKPKNTKSLAKNAAKPKNTKSLAKNAAKPKATKSSAKKVAKPKTTKSPAKKAVKPKATKSPAKKVAKPKATKSLAKKAAKPKATKSPAKPKTTKSPAKKAAKPKATKSPAKKVVKPKTTKSPAKKAAKPKATKSPAKKAAKPKATKSPAKKAAKPKATKRPREKSP from the coding sequence GAAAGCAGCCAAGAGCCCCAAGAAGTCAAAGGCTGCTCCCGAGCCCAAGAAGGTGACCTGGAGTCCGGTAAAAAGGCTGCCAAACCCAAAGCTACCAAGAGCCTGGCTAAGAATGCAGCCAAACCCAAAAATACCAAGAGCCTGGCTAAGAATGCAGCCAAACCCAAAAATACCAAGAGCCTGGCTAAGAATGCAGCCAAACCCAAGGCTACCAAGAGTTCAGCTAAAAAGGTTGCCAAACCCAAAACTACCAAGAGCCCGGCTAAGAAAGCGGTCAAACCCAAGGCTACCAAGAGCCCAGCTAAGAAGGTCGCCAAACCCAAAGCTACCAAGAGCCTGGCTAAGAAAGCAGCCAAACCCAAGGCTACCAAGAGCCCAGCTAAACCCAAAACTACCAAGAGCCCGGCTAAGAAAGCGGCCAAACCCAAGGCTACCAAGAGTCCAGCTAAGAAGGTCGTCAAACCCAAAACTACCAAGAGCCCGGCTAAGAAAGCGGCCAAACCCAAGGCTACCAAGAGTCCAGCTAAGAAAGCGGCCAAACCCAAGGCTACTAAGAGCCCGGCTAAGAAAGCGGCCAAACCCAAGGCTACCAAGAGGCCAAGAGAAAAAAGTCCCTGA
- the LOC138802589 gene encoding deoxyribonuclease-1-like 1: MSVWFLLLLCTVWPPAWSFRICAFNAQHFGDKKVASDDILDVVVKIVRRCDICLLQEVHDPKGVVVSKLVAALNRPDDAFLAVSSPSLGRKSYTEQYVFIYRSFRIRVRDQYKYEDDDPSAPDVFAREPYVIRFALESSAMQDLVIIPQHTEPEKASTELEALYDVFMDVRRRWNCKNIILMGDFNAGCKYLSKKKTKSLRLHTDPEIRWLISDSTDTTVKESTSCPYDRILVYGQKLTNLVESAGIYNFTKELDLSEAEALKVSDHYPVEMELDLILDGCRTLLPSLTLLILSFLATYHLV; this comes from the exons ATGTCTGTctggttcctcctcctcctctgcaccgtGTGGCCTCCCGCGTGGTCCTTCAGGATCTGCGCCTTTAACGCTCAGCACTTTGGGGATAAAAAAGTTGCCAGTGATGACATCCTGGACGTTGTGGTGAAG ATTGTACGGCGCTGTGACATCTGTCTGCTCCAGGAGGTGCATGACCCCAAAGGAGTTGTGGTGTCCAAACTTGTGGCTGCCCTTAACAG ACCAGATGATGCATTCTTGGCGGTGAGCAGCCCTTCCCTTGGCCGCAAGTCCTACACTGAACAATATGTCTTCATATACAG GTCATTCCGTATCAGGGTGAGGGATCAATACAAATATGAAGACGACGATCCGTCCGCACCAGACGTGTTTGCTCGAGAACCGTATGTTATCCGCTTTGCTCTGGAGTCGTCAG CAATGCAGGATCTGGTCATAATCCCCCAGCACACAGAACCAGAAAAAGCTAGCACCGAACTCGAGGCTCTCTATGACGTATTTATGGATGTCAGAAGGCGCTGGAATTGTAag AACATTATTTTAATGGGAGACTTCAATGCTGGCTGCAAATACCTGTCCAAGAAGAAGACAAAGTCCCTCCGGCTACACACAGACCCAGAGATCCGCTGGCTGATCAGTGACAGCACCGACACCACCGTGAAAGAGAGCACCAGCTGCCCGTATGACAG AATTCTGGTTTATGGGCAGAAGCTGACAAATCTGGTGGAGTCAGCCGGAATCTACAACTTCACCAAGGAGCTTGACCTCAGTGAAGCCGAG GCCCTGAAGGTCAGTGACCATTACCCTGTGGAGATGGAGCTGGATCTAATCCTGGACGGCTGTAGGACTCTCCTTCCATCTCTTACTCTCCTTATCCTCAGCTTCTTAGCCACCTATCACTTGGTTTAG